One genomic segment of Vagococcus intermedius includes these proteins:
- a CDS encoding aquaporin, whose amino-acid sequence MSKKVIAEIIGTFVLVLFGTGTAVLGGGAEGVGILGVAFAFGLSIVAMAYTIGVVSGCHVNPAVTISMIVNKRMDVKEGLVYIISQIVGAILGSLTLQYFLSTSKLATDNLGQNSFGDLGAVGAFIAETILTFVFVLVIVTVTGKHGINKMEGLIIGFTLILIHLLGIPLTGTSVNPARSIGPALLVGGEALSQLWVFIVAPIVGGALAALVGKFVLSSEEA is encoded by the coding sequence ATGTCAAAAAAAGTAATTGCTGAAATCATCGGAACCTTTGTACTTGTTTTATTTGGTACAGGTACTGCTGTTTTAGGTGGAGGTGCTGAAGGTGTAGGGATTTTAGGAGTTGCTTTTGCTTTTGGTTTATCAATCGTAGCGATGGCTTATACAATCGGTGTGGTTTCAGGTTGTCACGTTAACCCAGCTGTTACTATTTCAATGATTGTCAACAAACGTATGGATGTGAAAGAAGGATTAGTTTATATTATTAGTCAAATCGTTGGAGCTATTTTAGGATCATTAACATTACAATACTTCCTTTCAACATCAAAACTAGCTACTGATAACTTAGGACAAAATTCATTTGGTGATTTAGGAGCCGTTGGTGCTTTTATCGCGGAAACAATTTTAACATTTGTTTTTGTTTTAGTTATTGTAACAGTGACTGGTAAACATGGTATTAACAAAATGGAAGGCTTAATCATTGGGTTTACTTTAATTTTAATTCATTTATTAGGTATTCCACTTACAGGAACATCTGTTAACCCTGCACGTAGTATTGGACCTGCCTTATTAGTAGGCGGCGAAGCACTATCACAATTATGGGTATTTATTGTGGCTCCAATCGTTGGTGGCGCATTAGCAGCTTTAGTTGGTAAATTTGTTTTATCTTCAGAAGAAGCTTAA
- a CDS encoding DUF956 family protein: MTATFNTEIELVVKANSLINPISPKKGMLSLGEKGIEFLAVNGIGFIQIPWENIVVVKAHVLFHGRYIRGFDVYTDDQQMLSFVTSNTKQALIIMREHLGSDKLRQANNNFKSLLNRKKHK, from the coding sequence ATGACCGCAACTTTTAATACAGAAATTGAGCTGGTAGTGAAAGCAAATTCTTTAATTAATCCCATCTCACCTAAAAAAGGGATGCTTTCCTTAGGGGAGAAAGGAATCGAATTTTTAGCTGTTAACGGCATAGGTTTTATTCAAATACCTTGGGAAAATATTGTTGTAGTAAAGGCCCATGTCCTCTTTCATGGACGCTATATTAGAGGCTTTGATGTTTATACTGATGATCAGCAAATGCTTTCTTTTGTTACTAGCAATACCAAACAAGCACTCATTATTATGCGTGAACATCTAGGTAGTGATAAATTACGTCAAGCTAATAATAATTTTAAAAGTTTACTTAACCGAAAAAAACACAAATAA
- a CDS encoding PTS system mannose/fructose/sorbose family transporter subunit IID, translating into MAEQNNSYKLTKKDRLSVFWRSQFLQASWNYERMQNVGWAYAMIPALKKLYTTKEDRAEALKRHLEFFNTHPYLASPILGVTLTLEEEKAAGAEIDNAAIQGVKIGMMGPLAGVGDPIFWGTIRPVLGAFAASMALSGNIMGPIIFFLAWNLIRMGFLWNTQELGYRQGSNITQNLGGGVMQKITQGASILGMFIMGVLVPRWTTMNFPTVVSKVVFDPAKNAQDADKIVDFTSLISGANQGKLETSQIREVAAQIQQGRSISGEQVTTLGDIFNQLIPGLMPLLLTFLCIYLLRKKVSPIVIIFGLFVVGILGYVLGIFA; encoded by the coding sequence ATGGCAGAACAAAATAATTCATATAAATTAACGAAAAAAGACCGTTTATCAGTGTTCTGGAGAAGCCAATTCTTACAAGCTTCTTGGAACTATGAACGGATGCAAAATGTTGGCTGGGCTTATGCAATGATTCCAGCTCTAAAAAAATTATATACAACTAAAGAAGACCGTGCTGAGGCATTAAAACGTCATCTTGAATTTTTCAATACACATCCATATTTAGCTTCTCCAATCTTAGGGGTAACCTTAACACTTGAAGAAGAAAAAGCAGCAGGTGCAGAAATTGATAATGCCGCTATCCAGGGCGTTAAGATCGGTATGATGGGCCCACTTGCTGGTGTCGGTGATCCGATTTTCTGGGGAACAATCCGTCCAGTATTAGGTGCATTTGCCGCTTCAATGGCTTTATCAGGTAATATTATGGGACCTATTATTTTCTTCCTAGCATGGAATTTAATTCGTATGGGCTTCCTTTGGAACACACAAGAACTTGGTTATCGTCAAGGTTCTAACATTACCCAAAACTTAGGTGGCGGTGTGATGCAAAAAATCACACAAGGTGCTTCAATATTAGGTATGTTTATCATGGGGGTACTTGTCCCACGTTGGACAACCATGAATTTTCCAACCGTTGTCTCAAAAGTCGTCTTTGATCCAGCAAAAAATGCACAAGATGCGGATAAAATTGTTGATTTCACTTCTTTAATTTCTGGTGCTAATCAAGGCAAATTAGAAACAAGCCAAATTAGAGAAGTTGCAGCTCAGATTCAACAAGGTCGTAGTATTTCAGGTGAACAAGTCACAACACTTGGTGATATTTTCAATCAACTAATCCCTGGTCTAATGCCACTATTATTAACGTTCTTATGTATCTATTTATTACGTAAAAAAGTTAGCCCTATTGTTATCATCTTCGGTTTATTCGTTGTAGGTATCTTGGGTTATGTTTTAGGAATCTTTGCTTAA
- a CDS encoding PTS mannose/fructose/sorbose transporter subunit IIC → MSIITVTLVILVAFLAGMEGILDEFQFHQPIIACTLIGLATGHMAEGLFLGGTLQLIALGWMNIGAAVAPDAALASIAAAILVTMKGASVSEGIALAIPLAVAGQVLTIFVRSITVGLAHGADKKAREGSFRGVEMFHMIALCLQGIRIVIPAAIILAVPATAVTTGLAAIPDWVTGGLAVAGGFIVAVGYAMVINMMATPKLWPFFFLGFALAAVSELNLIAMGLIGVVLALVYLQLAPEFNGGNNNGGNNNSSGGDPLDDILNDY, encoded by the coding sequence ATGTCTATTATTACAGTAACCCTAGTCATCCTGGTCGCATTTTTAGCCGGAATGGAAGGAATATTAGATGAATTTCAATTTCATCAACCAATTATTGCGTGTACCCTTATTGGTTTAGCAACTGGCCATATGGCTGAAGGTTTATTTTTAGGAGGAACTCTACAATTAATCGCCTTAGGTTGGATGAATATCGGAGCTGCCGTTGCACCTGATGCCGCACTTGCTTCGATTGCAGCTGCGATTTTAGTAACCATGAAAGGTGCTAGCGTCAGTGAAGGGATTGCCCTTGCGATTCCATTAGCTGTAGCTGGACAAGTATTAACTATTTTTGTTCGTTCAATCACTGTTGGTTTGGCTCATGGAGCAGATAAAAAAGCTCGTGAAGGGTCATTCCGTGGTGTTGAAATGTTTCATATGATTGCTCTATGTTTACAAGGAATTCGTATTGTGATTCCAGCTGCTATCATCTTAGCCGTACCTGCAACTGCTGTTACAACAGGTTTGGCAGCCATCCCTGATTGGGTAACTGGTGGCTTAGCTGTAGCTGGTGGCTTTATTGTAGCTGTTGGTTATGCTATGGTTATCAATATGATGGCAACACCTAAATTATGGCCTTTCTTCTTCTTAGGATTTGCCCTAGCTGCTGTTTCAGAATTGAACTTAATTGCAATGGGACTTATCGGTGTTGTTTTAGCTTTAGTTTATTTACAACTTGCACCTGAATTTAATGGTGGCAATAACAACGGTGGTAACAATAACTCATCTGGTGGCGATCCATTAGATGACATCTTAAATGACTATTAA
- a CDS encoding mannose/fructose/sorbose PTS transporter subunit IIA translates to MVGIILASHGEFANGILQSGSMIFGEQEKVHAVTLMPSEGPEDLKAKMEAAIATFDAEDEVLFLVDLWGGTPFNQANNLLENHKDKWAMVSGLNLPMLIETYASRFSMTSAHEIASHILTVAKEGVKAKPEELEPEEEKVEKVEEIQQALPEGTVVGDGKIKIGLARIDSRLLHGQVATAWTRNVNPTRIIVVSDNVAKDDLRKTLITQAAPPGVKANVIPISKMIEISKDPRFGKTNALLLFETPEDVAKVVKGGVELPEINVGSMAHSEGKIMVNNVLSVDKADIESFEYLRDQGIKFDVRKVPNDSPKNLWELLDKTGMVKK, encoded by the coding sequence ATGGTAGGAATTATTCTTGCTAGTCATGGGGAATTCGCCAATGGAATTTTACAATCGGGTTCAATGATTTTTGGTGAACAAGAAAAAGTTCACGCAGTGACATTGATGCCTAGCGAAGGTCCTGAAGATTTAAAAGCAAAAATGGAAGCAGCAATTGCAACATTTGATGCAGAAGATGAAGTATTATTCTTAGTCGATTTATGGGGAGGAACACCTTTTAACCAGGCAAATAACCTTTTGGAAAATCACAAAGATAAGTGGGCAATGGTCAGTGGCTTAAACTTACCTATGTTAATAGAAACTTATGCTTCACGCTTTTCAATGACATCTGCTCATGAAATTGCGTCACATATTTTAACGGTTGCCAAAGAAGGTGTTAAGGCTAAACCTGAGGAACTAGAACCTGAAGAAGAAAAAGTTGAAAAAGTTGAAGAAATTCAACAGGCTTTACCGGAAGGGACTGTCGTGGGAGATGGCAAAATCAAAATCGGCTTAGCTCGTATTGATTCTCGTCTTTTACATGGACAAGTCGCAACGGCTTGGACACGTAATGTCAATCCTACACGTATCATCGTTGTATCAGACAACGTCGCTAAAGATGACTTACGTAAAACATTAATCACGCAAGCTGCTCCACCGGGAGTCAAAGCCAATGTCATCCCTATCAGTAAAATGATTGAGATTTCCAAAGATCCTCGTTTTGGTAAAACAAATGCCTTATTATTATTTGAAACACCTGAAGATGTTGCTAAAGTCGTGAAAGGTGGCGTTGAATTACCTGAGATTAATGTCGGTTCCATGGCTCATTCAGAAGGTAAAATTATGGTGAATAATGTTTTATCTGTCGATAAAGCAGACATCGAATCATTTGAATATTTACGCGATCAAGGAATTAAATTTGATGTTCGTAAAGTGCCAAATGACTCACCAAAGAATTTGTGGGAATTGTTAGACAAAACTGGCATGGTAAAAAAATAA
- a CDS encoding PTS sugar transporter subunit IIB, giving the protein MDIRLVRIDDRLIHGQVATVWTKACNINRILVVSDTVAYDNLRKSLLIQAAPPGVKVNVITVAKMIEVYPDPRFSKFKAMLLFTNPEDVARVHQGGVIFTSVNIGGISFSQGKRMITNAVAIDETDKHFFDYLASEGIELEIRKVVADSKVNLIELLKK; this is encoded by the coding sequence ATGGATATTCGCTTAGTTAGAATTGATGACCGTTTAATACATGGACAAGTCGCAACTGTTTGGACCAAAGCCTGTAATATTAATCGAATTTTAGTTGTTAGTGATACTGTCGCCTATGATAATTTAAGAAAATCATTATTAATTCAAGCTGCCCCACCTGGTGTGAAAGTAAATGTCATCACTGTAGCTAAAATGATTGAGGTTTACCCGGATCCGCGTTTTTCCAAATTTAAAGCGATGTTACTCTTTACTAATCCAGAAGATGTCGCACGAGTTCATCAAGGCGGCGTCATTTTTACTTCTGTTAATATTGGCGGCATTAGCTTTTCACAGGGCAAACGGATGATTACTAACGCTGTAGCTATTGATGAGACTGATAAACATTTTTTTGACTATCTTGCCTCAGAAGGCATTGAATTAGAAATACGAAAAGTTGTTGCCGATAGCAAGGTCAACTTAATTGAGCTACTAAAAAAATAG
- a CDS encoding sigma-54-dependent transcriptional regulator, whose protein sequence is MKRYERIYHYVKKQTQQLTVAELEEGAGLTTSVIADYFNIQRSNVSKDLNKLVRDGLIGKIDGRPVRYATISAFQHKALTKPVKSYLEQPNTKQITTLKGEKNKKTALTNNDIFNKMIGSNGSMKNSVEQAKAAILYPPKGLNCLIIGPTGSGKTYFAHAMFQFAKLNKVIDPTKELIVFNCADYAHNPELLMSHLFGYAAGSFTGALKAKDGIIHEADGSILFLDEVHRLPPEGQEMVFYFLDHGTYARLGETSKTRKANVRVICATTESTTSSLLNTFVRRIPIIIQLPHFTNRPASEKIDLLKLMMSMEATRIQRKITLSEDVVKSLIGSVSYGNVGQLKSNSQLITARAFLKQMDLPELTITMDQLTDSIKEGLLQLASNRDALAELSKHLEPQLTVVPNGDLITFEADSYELPYNLYEIIGDKAAVLKEDGVDQEVINNFITTDINVHLKSFYKNHGFTFDTENKLVEIVDQTVIDITKDIYLLAQQRLGQHFQTNFIYAMSLHISSFLKRSQNGEKLQLELNENIQNMVLGYPKELAVSEEIKEMIESYFQINVPQSESYYLAVLLISLSENKKNGRIGIVVAAHGDSTASSMVQVVTKLLNATNLRAVDMPLEMSPNEALTKIIAEVKNVNEGNGVILLVDMGSLATFSEEITKQTAIPIKTIDMVTTPIVLEAARKTSLLGTQLKDLYDLLKNFHGYASTSTNKKLDIALGHKPRAIIAICASGEGTAQRMKEMIETSVKTQSEIEIEVIPLSVLDIKKMLPKIEANYRIIATTGITDPKINVPFITMESFFLSESTTIIKQLLSNTQLVTEDVDELTARNICIEYMEQSFSFINPKKMIDPLWEFSNTLKNTLQLATSYSFHINLTMHLAGALERIIRLDTLTLTPEELGSLPDELLYHSIAKQLEQLNHILGIQFPKEEIYYIVQLVKNTQNKTDFDDTLFDDTL, encoded by the coding sequence ATGAAACGGTACGAGCGAATTTATCATTATGTCAAAAAACAAACTCAGCAGTTAACGGTTGCCGAATTAGAGGAAGGGGCTGGATTGACAACCTCTGTTATCGCCGACTACTTTAATATCCAACGTAGTAACGTTAGTAAAGACCTCAACAAATTGGTCAGAGATGGCTTAATCGGAAAAATTGACGGTCGTCCAGTTAGATATGCTACTATTTCAGCTTTCCAACATAAAGCCTTAACCAAACCGGTGAAAAGTTATTTAGAACAACCAAATACCAAACAAATTACCACTCTAAAAGGGGAAAAGAACAAAAAAACAGCTCTAACAAATAACGATATTTTTAACAAAATGATTGGTTCCAATGGGAGTATGAAAAATTCAGTCGAACAAGCTAAAGCGGCTATTTTATATCCGCCAAAAGGATTAAACTGTTTAATTATCGGGCCAACTGGATCTGGTAAAACTTATTTTGCCCATGCTATGTTTCAATTTGCCAAACTCAATAAAGTAATTGATCCGACAAAAGAATTGATTGTTTTTAACTGTGCTGACTATGCTCACAACCCTGAACTATTAATGTCCCATCTCTTTGGTTACGCTGCAGGCTCTTTTACTGGGGCACTGAAAGCTAAAGATGGTATTATTCATGAAGCTGATGGTAGCATCCTTTTCCTAGATGAAGTCCACCGTTTGCCACCCGAAGGACAAGAAATGGTATTTTATTTCTTAGATCATGGCACTTATGCCCGCCTTGGAGAAACCTCTAAAACACGAAAAGCTAATGTCAGAGTTATCTGTGCCACTACTGAAAGCACCACCTCATCACTACTAAATACTTTCGTCAGAAGAATCCCAATTATTATTCAGCTTCCACATTTCACCAATCGCCCTGCTAGCGAAAAAATTGATTTATTAAAATTAATGATGTCGATGGAAGCTACCCGTATTCAACGAAAAATAACTTTATCTGAAGATGTCGTTAAGTCACTTATCGGTAGTGTTTCTTATGGAAATGTTGGACAATTAAAATCTAATTCTCAATTAATCACGGCTCGAGCTTTTTTAAAACAAATGGATCTTCCAGAGTTAACCATTACCATGGATCAATTAACAGACTCTATTAAAGAAGGGTTACTACAATTAGCAAGTAATCGTGACGCCTTAGCTGAGTTATCAAAACATTTAGAGCCCCAACTTACGGTTGTTCCTAATGGTGATTTAATAACCTTTGAGGCTGATAGCTATGAATTACCTTATAACCTATATGAAATTATTGGGGACAAAGCCGCTGTTTTAAAAGAAGATGGCGTTGATCAAGAGGTTATTAATAATTTTATTACTACTGACATCAATGTCCATCTAAAGTCATTTTATAAAAACCATGGCTTCACCTTTGATACTGAAAACAAATTAGTCGAAATAGTCGATCAAACTGTTATTGATATCACAAAAGATATTTATTTACTCGCACAACAACGATTAGGCCAACATTTTCAAACTAACTTTATCTATGCCATGAGTCTACATATTAGTTCCTTTTTAAAACGGTCTCAAAACGGTGAGAAACTGCAACTGGAATTAAATGAAAATATTCAAAATATGGTCTTAGGTTACCCCAAAGAATTGGCGGTTTCAGAAGAAATAAAAGAAATGATTGAAAGTTATTTCCAAATCAATGTGCCACAATCTGAAAGTTATTATCTAGCAGTTTTACTGATCTCTTTAAGTGAAAATAAAAAAAATGGACGTATTGGGATTGTTGTTGCAGCTCATGGTGACAGTACAGCTTCTAGTATGGTCCAAGTTGTCACAAAATTATTAAATGCCACTAATTTGAGGGCTGTTGATATGCCTCTCGAAATGTCACCAAATGAAGCTCTTACTAAAATAATTGCAGAAGTTAAAAATGTTAACGAAGGAAATGGGGTTATTTTGTTAGTAGATATGGGATCTCTTGCAACTTTTTCGGAAGAAATCACAAAACAAACAGCCATTCCAATTAAAACAATTGATATGGTCACTACGCCTATCGTGTTAGAAGCGGCTCGTAAGACCTCATTATTAGGAACACAATTAAAAGATTTATATGACTTATTAAAAAATTTTCATGGTTATGCTTCTACATCAACCAATAAAAAGCTTGATATTGCCTTAGGTCATAAACCCAGAGCCATTATCGCAATTTGTGCTTCTGGAGAAGGAACGGCACAACGTATGAAAGAAATGATTGAAACATCAGTTAAAACACAATCAGAAATTGAAATTGAAGTCATTCCTTTGTCCGTTTTGGACATCAAAAAAATGCTACCAAAAATTGAAGCCAACTATCGGATTATTGCGACGACAGGAATTACTGACCCTAAAATAAATGTCCCATTTATTACTATGGAGTCCTTCTTTTTAAGTGAATCAACGACCATCATTAAACAGTTACTATCCAATACTCAACTCGTGACAGAAGATGTCGATGAGTTGACAGCACGTAATATTTGTATTGAGTATATGGAACAAAGTTTTTCTTTTATTAACCCTAAAAAAATGATTGACCCTTTATGGGAGTTTTCCAACACTCTAAAAAATACACTACAATTGGCAACAAGTTACTCCTTTCATATTAATTTAACCATGCATCTAGCCGGCGCCCTAGAACGTATTATCCGATTAGATACTTTAACGCTCACTCCTGAAGAGTTGGGATCATTACCAGATGAGCTGCTTTATCATTCTATAGCCAAACAATTAGAACAACTTAATCATATTTTAGGCATTCAATTTCCAAAAGAAGAGATCTATTATATTGTTCAGTTAGTTAAGAATACACAAAATAAAACAGATTTTGATGATACACTATTCGACGATACACTATAA